The sequence NNNNNNNNNNNNNNNNNNNNNNNNNNNNNNNNNNNNNNNNNNNNNNNNNNNNNNNNNNNNNNNNNNNNNNNNNNNNNNNNNNNNNNNNNNNNNNNNNNNNNNNNNNNNNNNNNNNNNNNNNNNNNNNNNNNNNNNNNNNNNNNNNNNNNNNNNNNNCTAGAACTTATTAAAGCACAATTCACATCATTATGTTTGATAAAAGGAACGAGGGAACTTATAagttaatttcatatattttttccatACAAAGCTAACCGTAAAACTAACCGTAAaagtattttgattttttaatatttttaaaaatttaggaatctttaaaaatatttttattaatttagtcccattttaattcaaaaatattctctaATAATTGCGtcattttccaattttattctcaatctCTTGAAAactttaactaatttattttaattatgttcttTTTAACGTTGTCAAATGTTGAAAGTTGGATgataagagagagaagaggatCAAATGTAAGGAAAAAATCATCATCAAAAGTCAacatactaataataataataataataaataataataatacataataataataataataataataataataagttgttttgttttgtttattagGGTTTGAATCCTTTACTTGGGATACAAGCAACCACTCCTCActtccataattattattatatttatgtcTTAACCtgtaatttcattaataaattactattattattattattattattattattatttaaatggcAAGCTGGGGTCCACCCGCTGACCATCTAATGGACAGTCAACCTCCTTTTATGACCACACATCCTAAGCCGACATTCAAGGACCCCAGCCATGCCGCTGACGTGTGCAGTGACTCACACCCCCTCCCCCCTCCACGTGTTTCTTTTCTATATATACCTCTCATTCTTCCCCATCTCTCAAGCTCATCCACTTCCCAATtccccgccgccgccgccgccgccgccgccgctcaTCGGAGTAGACCCCTACCGGATCAGattcgccgccgccgccaaaTGAGCGTAGCTGGGGTGCAGTTACCTCCAGGCTTCAGATTTCACCCCACCGATGAGGAGCTAGTCCTTCACTACCTCTGCAGAAAGTGCTCCTCCCTCCCCGTCCCCGCCCCCATTATCGCGGAGATTGACCTTTACAAATACGACCCGTGGCTCCTTCCCGgtattctttccttcttttctagTAGAATAGATCGAGGAAAAGAAGTGAGATTGAAAGTCCAATCgacattaaatatatttgtatatattcACGATTAACTTTACATCGTTctcattttttagaattgaCCGTCTCGGGTGAAAAGGAGTGGTATTTCTTTTCCCCTAGGGACCGTAAGTACCCGAATGGCTCCCGTCCCAACCGTTCCGCCGGAACTGGCTACTGGAAGGCCACTGGGGCCGACAAGCCCATCGGCCGCCCCAAAACTCTTGGTATCAAGAAGGCACTCGTGTTCTACGCTGGAAAGGCTCCGAGGGGCGTCAAGACCAATTGGATCATGCACGAGTATCGCCTTGCAAACGTGGACAGATCCGCTGCCAACAAAACACACAACTTGAGAGTAAGAAACACCCATccatcaatcaatcaatcattttttaaaagtgattTGTGATTGGTTAATGAATTTGCAGCTGGACGAATGGGTGCTATGTCGTATATACAACAAGAAGGGATGTATAGAGAAGCATTACCAATCCACGGATGACTTTGAGGAAGAGGATGAGAAACCAAATATTAGTGCCACCATgcccaacaacaacaacatggTACAAATGGACACTTCCTATTCGGTGCCCATAATGCACACCGACTCCTCCAGTGGCTCGGATCCGGCGA is a genomic window of Cucurbita pepo subsp. pepo cultivar mu-cu-16 unplaced genomic scaffold, ASM280686v2 Cp4.1_scaffold001275, whole genome shotgun sequence containing:
- the LOC111786272 gene encoding NAC transcription factor 32-like; protein product: MSVAGVQLPPGFRFHPTDEELVLHYLCRKCSSLPVPAPIIAEIDLYKYDPWLLPELTVSGEKEWYFFSPRDRKYPNGSRPNRSAGTGYWKATGADKPIGRPKTLGIKKALVFYAGKAPRGVKTNWIMHEYRLANVDRSAANKTHNLRLDEWVLCRIYNKKGCIEKHYQSTDDFEEEDEKPNISATMPNNNNMVQMDTSYSVPIMHTDSSSGSDPATSPEVTWDKEVQSRPKSGGRGGDIDFFEFSYIDSFSAEDNPFGTQVQFQMDNLSPLQDTFSYLPWQI